In Ammospiza caudacuta isolate bAmmCau1 chromosome 33, bAmmCau1.pri, whole genome shotgun sequence, the genomic stretch TTGCTCCTCCTCCGGGTTCTCAGggtgccctccccagcccgtAGCCCAGAGCCGCTCCCTGTCCTGCCGCAGTGTCCGAAGGCGCCCccggcgggcagggccggcagcTCCACGGGGCCGGGCAGCGGCCGGGGCGTCCCGCAGCCTCCTGGGGGCCGGGGGCCgctgccggccctgcccggggctggtGGGGtcaggcagcgcccggcgctgagccccggctgccccacagccccggcccggccccgcagctcCCCACAGGCCCCCAGCCCGTGCTCCCGGTGCCGCAGCTCTGCGCCCGGTGCTGCCGCTGCCCCTCACAGAGAAACCCCCTGAAACCCTGACCTCCTTGATTTCCTGTCCTGGACACCGGGGATACAAATGATCAGCTGGCAAAGGTTGAGGATAAGACCCTGCTGAAAAACATCCCAATCCtcagtatttttctcttcctcctcttttctttttcttaccaCATAGATTCCTCTTGCTGCTTCCTGCTTTAGCCATATTGCTGCACACTCCCCTTCACCCAGTCTCTTCCCAGCACACCAACACATCCATGCCCTATTGTCCAAATGcgaggggaatttggggaggtgGGACTGGGGCAGCGCCAAGGCCGGGCCCCCCCGCGCTGTCCCGGCGGGAGCGGCTGCAGCGGGGACCGAGTGCGGGCGGGAGCGGCCGAGagcccagcgctgccccagcccgacctgccccagctccatccctgcccctgccgtgggatgctgtgggtttggggggaagaGGGAGCCGGCAGTGGGTGCTgggcctggggcaggaggagaagggaaggagaagcaggGTTGAGGAACAAACTGGTCAAACGCTGCACGTGGGATGAGATGGTGGGATtgtgcaggagaaggaggaatagcaggaggaagaggagtgtGAAGAAGTGTGGAGACAcaggaggaagagcagaaagAGGTGGCACCACAAGGTTCCACCTCTCCCTGTATCTGCACCCTCTACCCCCAGCTCCCGGAGTGTTTCCCCCTCACATGTAGCAGGTATCCAGGGAGGAGGATCCATGATTTTCATGGGGGCTGAATCTTGGTGTTTCTGAGCTTTATTTGGCTAATATGTTGGTATTACggtttttttgtgggttctGAATCTTTGTATTTTGGAGGTGGTTTTGGCTGAATCTTGATGTTGGCGGAGTTTTTTATCTATGTCTTGAAGATTGCAGTATTTTTGTGCTGAATCATGTTGTTTTGGCGGTTCTTACAGAGACAAGGTTCCCAATGACTCGGGCATAGAGGAACCACCAGCCCAAGGCACTCTtatcttgttttttttccccaaaccaggatttttcATTCCCAGGGCATGTGTGGATGGAGGACAAGGAAAAGCCCTGGAGATTTCAcacgaggaggggctgcaaacccagcccagggagctgcggGGAGGAAAGAGCCCCCCTGAGCCAAGAAGGCGGCCAGAGAtccagccagagctcagagctggtggagAAGCCTCATGGCAGGGAGAAGCCTCATGGCagggagaagccccacaagtgcttggaatgtgggaagggcttcaggtGGAACTCCAACCTGATCCAGCACCAGaagatccacactggggaaaagccctacgagtgtggggaatgtgggaagtGTTTCAGCCGGAGCTCAACCCTGATTCGGCACCAGGAGAGCCACACTGGGGAACGGCCCTTTGAGTGTGGGGACTGTGGGAAAAGCTTCAGAGACTGCTCTGACCTGATCCggcaccagaggatccacactggggaacggccctacgagtgtggggagtgtgggaagagtttCAGCCAGAGCTCCCAACTGATTCGgcaccagatgatccacactggCGAGAAGCCCTACGAgtgtgggaaatgtgggaagagcttcaggcagtgCTCTGGCCTGATGAGGCACCAGgtgatccacactggggaacggCCCTACACCTGcttggaatgtgggaagagctttgGGTGGAGCTCTACCCTGAGAACACACCAGCgcatccacaccggggagaggccctatCAGTGTCCTGAGTGTGGGAAGAAGTTTCACGTCAGCTCCGATCTCGTCAAACATGAGCAGATTCACAcggaggagaggcccttccactGCCCCGACTGCGagaagggcttcaagcacaactccaccctcaccacccaccggcgcatccacaccggggagaggccctatgattgtggggagtgtgggaagagcttctccaggAGCTCAGCCTTGACCCAACACCAACGGAGGCACCACTAAGGGAAGCCTGTGAGTGCCccgagtgtgggaagagctttgtgcgctgctccagctccatcccccattGGTGGATGCATGTTGGATGATCCCCAGTGACCGTTGTTGGGCAGATCCGTGGTGACCCCTTATGGGGAATAAAATAGAGAGTGCAGAGGAACTGATAAAGGGGCCTGTTATCTTAGGTCTGATCAAGCAGAAACCATGGGAAAGACAGACACAGATAAAGGCTCCCTGGGCAGCAAGCGACCAAGCAACATGTGAGATTTTGATAAGATAATGTTACCAGGTGACATGATGTCATGAAGAATGTGTAACCAATGAGAAATTGTTACCAAAAATAGAGCCCCATATAACTACCATGCAAGTGAAACCCCTGGTATACTCAATAAAATTGGCTTCTGATCTAAACTCAGATGTCCCCATCTCTCCATTGTCAATAACCCCTGTTCTGGGTGATCCCCATTGGGTGGGGGGAAGGTGTTGGAGagatttctttcccttctccttgtgctgctgtgatttGCTTGGTAATAAATTcactccctgtgcccaggctgcGTCTGTTGTCCCCGTGCTGGTGCTCTGGGCGGGatctctccctttccttctctcaTCTTCTGTGCCACTCCTCAGCCAATCAGAGAATGTGATGAACGGGAATCAGCCAATcggagagagcagagctgatgACTCACTTGCCAAACAGACCCGCAGCACCCAGTGTTCCCCACCTGGCCcccaccctccctgcccagTCACAGCCCCCTGCGGGGTCCCCCCAGgtccctccccagtgccccccataAACTGGACTGTGTTTACCTGGGAAGATttactgggaacactgggagcagccaggtAGGGGCAGAGTGACAGTGGGGCTTGGGGGACACACGacccacccccaaaatcagcacggggatggagcaggaggtCCTGGCCAGGCCCGAGGCCACGGGGATCTGTTTTCCCTTCTCTAAATTTTCAGTGTGAGGTGCCCTGATAAACCAAACTGTGGTAGACAGGGACAGGCGATCGGAAGATCTCGCAATGTAACGGGAAGGCAGGACCCTCTGTTCCCCTTAGATAAGAAATTAACATAGGAATCTAGCCTCCCTAAACCAAATACCAGTAACTTTCCATCCCCTACccagtaactttccactccttactaACCATAGATGGTAAAGACAGACCCCACTCTGACGTAGAGACCCCTTAGACTATAAAAACCCAAGAGATGAGATAATAAAGGCCTTTGGACCatccaccacattggtgtctgcgtgcGTCCTTGGCCCGAGCGACCCTGGAGAGTGGGTTGCCGTGCcgtttcctcagaaccaggccGCCTTGCCTTATACCAGAAGGCAACACCAAACACCAtttgttttttctgatttctcctCCAGGGTTTTTACAGGTCCATATTGTCTACTGTAATTAATCTAATCTACTGCAACCTCACTCCATGTCCAAACTTTACAGCTACTGGCAGGTGAATTAGATTGAGAAGctgggggctgtgaggggatgGAGTAGGAGTGAAGCCAGAATCAGTAGATCCAGTTTGGTCGGTGGGGTTACCAAGGAATCTACC encodes the following:
- the LOC131570270 gene encoding zinc finger protein 551-like — protein: MEDKEKPWRFHTRRGCKPSPGSCGEERAPLSQEGGQRSSQSSELVEKPHGREKPHGREKPHKCLECGKGFRWNSNLIQHQKIHTGEKPYECGECGKCFSRSSTLIRHQESHTGERPFECGDCGKSFRDCSDLIRHQRIHTGERPYECGECGKSFSQSSQLIRHQMIHTGEKPYECGKCGKSFRQCSGLMRHQVIHTGERPYTCLECGKSFGWSSTLRTHQRIHTGERPYQCPECGKKFHVSSDLVKHEQIHTEERPFHCPDCEKGFKHNSTLTTHRRIHTGERPYDCGECGKSFSRSSALTQHQRRHH